Below is a genomic region from Nitrospira defluvii.
TCGAGGTCCCATCCCGCGATGTAGATCGACTGTGAGGCCCGTAACGCGACGTCCCGGAAGGTCTGGAAATAGGCCTCCCCGTCGATGAGGAAGGCGGCTCGCTCGGCCGGTTCAATGCGCCAGCACGTCTGTCCGGATTGGAGAATCGGCGATGGAGTATCGTCCGGTTTCCGGTTCTGGTGGTCGTCGGGCCGATAACCATGATCGGACTGTTTTAATCGATCCCCACGTGGAACAGCCCTAGCATCGCCGGTCGTGAAAGTCGTCTGGTCCATGTGCCCGCCACCTTACACGAGATGCGACTGCGTCCTGAGCTAGTCATCTCCCTAGTCGATGGCGACGCAAACGAGCGGTTTCCCTAGTAGGCCTGTCGCTCATCCCGGCGTAGCCTGACGCATGAGACAACGACGTGAGCGACATCGGAAGGAGGCGAGCATGGCGGCAGTGCCCCATTCACAAGAGCAACACACCATCGACTGTATCGAGGCGTGCATGGACTGTGCGCATTTTTGCAATGCCTGCGCGGATGACATGATCGGCATGCCTCATGAGGAATCGGAGGACCTCATAGTCCGCTGCATCAGACTCTGTCGCGACTGTGCGGACATCTGTCTCCTGGCGGCTCAATGGATGGGCCGGAACTCGGCCTTTGCCATTCGTGTCTGTGCACTCTGTGCGGAGATTTGCGAACTCTGCGCCGGGCTCTGTGAGCAGCATGCTCCACACCACGCGGCTTGCGGAGATTGCGCGAAAGTGTGTCGACATTGCGCCGCCCTCTGTCACCAGATGGTGGCGGAGACCATTCCCGCAGCGTCGACCGGCAATGCGTGAGCGGCCGGGAGATGACCGTCCAACGGTCCTCCAGCCGCTCCGGGAGGGACACCATGCGGAATCACTTGCTCGGAGCACTCATCGTGACCGCGCTACTGACGGGGGGATGGACCGCCGGCACACCGGAGGTGCCGGTGCCCGTTCCACAGCCGGGACCAGGCCCGACCGTCCCACCAAAGCCGTCTGATCCGGTTCCTCTACCACCCACGACTCCGCACTCCATGCAACAGGAGGGCGAGATCCACACCTCTGCGCTCCATCTGATCGCCGAGCGGGAAGGCTCCTCCTCAGAGACTCTGTCGGGTTTGCTGATCGAGTTGAACCTCGATCAGCGGAGGGGTCGCGTAACCACCGATGTGGGGAAAACGGTGTCTTTTTCCATTCCAAATCCGGACCTCTTCCGCAACCTGTCGATCGGCGAGCGCGTGACACTCAAACTCGACTCGTCTCAACGGGCGGTCGGCGTTCTCGAACAGACCGCCCCGGAGATCCCCCCGCCAGGGTAGCGGCCGGGGGAGCCAGGGGAGATGGTTCGAAGGCCTGCCCCCTGACCAGCCGGACAGCCAGCACAGACCCTCGACTAGGGGTTTCACTAGTGGGGGGGGACTGCCGGGAATGCTACAACCTTCAGCGATTCTTGAGCATCGTCCGGTCATGACTCACGGTACCTTCACGGGCAAGCACCATCCGCGACCATTCCATTGTGCCGGGCCTCACGATGAATGCACACGATCCGTCCAACTGGCTGACCGGAAGTGATATGGGGGAACGTATCAAGGCCTTCGATTGGTCGAACACTCCGCTCGGCCAGATCGAACAGTGGCCTACCGCGCTCGTTTCCACCTTGAGTGTCTGCCTGACCGCCCAAACCCCGATGGCCATCTATTGGGGGAAGGATTCCTGGCTCCTGTACAACGACGCCTGGCGTCCGATCGTGGGCGGGAAGCATCCCTGGGCACTGGGCATACCGGCGAGGAACGTCTGGCCGGAATTGTGGCCCACGATCCAGCATTACTACCGAAGCGTCCTCACCACAGGGGAGGCCAACTGGAGAAGCGACGAGCTGTTGCCCATGCAACGGTTCGGCTATACGGAAGAATGTTACTTCGATTACAGCCTGAATCCCATTCGTGGCCAGGACGGGCAGGTCGAAGGGATCCTGAATATCGTTCAGGAGACCACTTACCGTGTCCTGAACGATCGCCGCACGCGCTTGTTGCGCGAACTCGCCTCCCTTTCCGGATCTGCTCAGCACGAGGACGACGCCTGTGCGCTGGCCTTACAATCACTCGCCACCGACCCCACCGATCTTCCCTTCGCCCTTCTGTATCGATTAGATCGGAGCGGCGGCCAAGCCACCCTCGCCGGCGCGATCGGGCTGGAGAAGGACCACCCTGCCAGACAGGACCGAGTCCAACTCCACGACCCCAAAACCACGGCGAGCTGGCCTCTCGCAGCGTCGCTTCAGCAGGGTAGCCCGCTGGTCCTGGACGATCTGGCCGATCGGTTCGGCTGGCTCCCCGGAGGGGCATGGCCCGAACCGACTAGACAGGCGATCATTCTTCCCATCACCCAAGGCACCCATCAGGACGGCGATGTCCTCCTCATCGCCGCGGTCAGTCCGCGTCTGCAGTTGGACGGTGATTATCGGCATTTCTTTGGCATGGTCGCCTCGCAAATTGCCATGGCCCTCACCAATGCGAGAGCCTATCAGTCGGAGGCGAGACGCGCGGAGGCCCTGGCGGAATTGGACCGGGCCAAGACGGAGTTCTTTAACAATGTCAGCCACGAGTTTCGCACCCCCCTCACACTCATGCTCGGTCCGCTGGAGGAAGAACTCCGCGAGCGGCCGCATAACACCAACCTCGACGTTGCCCATCGCAATAGTGTGCGCCTCCTGAAACTCGTGAATATCCTGCTGGACTTCTCACGCCTTGAGGCAGGCCGCACGGAGGCCCTGTATCAACCGACCGACCTGGCCGCCTACAGTGCGGACCTGGCGAGCGGGTTTCGCTCCGCCGTCGAGGGAGCCGGTCTGACCTTCCGTATCGACTGCCCGCCCCTGCCGCAACCGGTCTATGTCGATCGTAGCCTGTGGGAAAAGATCGTCCTCAACCTGCTCAGCAACGCGTTCAAGCATACATTTCAGGGCGAAATCTCGCTATCGATCAGACACAGTCAGGAGGGCGTCACGCTGGCGGTGCAGGACACCGGAGTCGGCATTCCCACCGACGCGCTCCCGCGGCTGTTTGAACGATTCTACAGAGTGCAGAACCGGCAAAGCCGGACGCATGAAGGCAGCGGAATCGGATTGGCACTCGTCCGGGAAGTCGTGCAACTGCATGGAGGGACGGTACAGGTTGAGAGCCGCCTCGACGAAGGCAGCATCTTTTCCGTGACGCTTCCCTGGGGCAAGGACCATCTGCCTCCGGAACAGGTCAGTCTGGATACCGCCGCCTCGACACATGCGCCGGCCGTCTCAGCGTATCTCCAAGAGGCGTGGCAGTGGCTGCCCGAGGTCGGAACAGATGTCTCGCAGGAGGAGGTGCCCTCGCCGGATGGGCCCGCATCCAGACGAGCACGCATCCTCGTGGCCGACGACAATGCGGATATGCGCCGTTACATCGTGCGCCTCCTGCGCGAGCACTACGAGGTCAAAGCGGTCGGTGACGGACGTGCCGCCTTGGCTGAGATTCGCCGCCGCCCCCCGGATGTGCTGCTGAGCGACATCATGATGCCGCAACTGGACGGCATCGGACTCGCCAGAATTCTGCGGGCCGATCCGGCCCTGCAGACCATTCCCATCATTCTGCTCTCCGCCCGCGCTGGCGAGGAGCCGCGCATCAAAGGCCTCGAGCAGGGCGCTGATGACTATCTGGTGAAACCCTTCAGCGGGCGAGAGTTGCTGGCGCGGGTGTCGGCCCATTTGAATCTGGGCCGACTTCGCCGGGAGGCGGCCGGACAAATCGCCTCCAGCGAAGCGCAATTGCGGGCGATCATCAACCAAGCCACGGTCACGGTCGCACAAACCGATCTGGCCGGCCGATTCCAACTCGTGAACCGACGGTTCTGCGACCTGCTGGGTTATACGGAGTCTGAATTGCTCGCCATGCGCATGCAAGACGTGACGGATCCTGAGGACCTTCCACGGAATCTCGACCTGTTTCAACAGCTCGTCCAGGGCGGACCCGATTTCGTGATCGAGAAGCGCTACCGGCGGAAAGACGGGACGGCCGTGTGGATGAGTGTCAGTGTCGGAGGCGTCAGGGAGGGCACGGACCTGCAGTCCATCGTGGGCGTCGGACTCGACATCAGCGACCGAAAACGGCAGGAGACACAGCTGCTGATCGTCAATCGACGGCAACAATGGCTCTACGAGCTGGCCGATGCCGTGAATCGCGCGGAACCGTCGTCGCGTCTCTATGAGCGGGCGTTGCAAGCCATGGCGGAAGCGGTCGAAGCGGATCGGGCGGCGATTCTCCTCATTGATGACGAAGGCGTGATGCGATTCAAGGCGTCCCAGGGTCTGTCTACGGAGTATCAGCGCGCGGTCGAGGGGCATTCCCCATGGACCGCCGATCAGAAAGACCCTCCGCCTCTGTTCATGGAGAACGTCGCCTTGTCTGAGCTGACGCCAGAATTGCAGGCCACGATCCAACGGGAAGGCATCCAGGCCCTGGCCTTCATTCCCCTCACCTATAGCGGCCGATTGCTGGGCAAATTCATGCTGTACTTCGACCGGCCCCGCCGCATGACCGACGAGGAGATCGAATGGTCGCAGGCCTTGGCCACGACCTTGGCACTCGCCGTCGCACGGGCCCAGGCCGATGAGGTGCTGCGCGCCAGCGAGGAACGGCTGCGACTGGCCATGGTGGCCGGACGCATGGGCGCCTGGGATCTCAATCTCCATACCGGAGAGACCACCTGGGACGCGAAACAGTACGAACTCTTCGGACGGCCGACGGATCAGCCAGTCCGTCGAGCGGAGGAGTTCTACACGGCGCTGCATCCTGACGATGCGGCCCAGGTACAGGACGCAGCCACGCGAGCCATGGACACCGGCTTGTTCACGTCGGAATTTCGCGTCGTGCACCAGGACGGCGCCGTCCGCTGGCTGTCAGGACAGGGTGCGACCGTCACGGATGACCAGGGCAGGCCGGTCCGCATGATCGGTATCAACTATGACATCACCGAACGCAAACAAGCCGAGCAGGACTTGCAGCGATTTGCCGCTCAATTGGAACATCGCGTCGCCGAACGCACGCTCGAGCTGACACAGTCGCGGGAACAGTTACGGGCCCTGGCCACCGAGCTGAACCTGGCCGGACAGCGCGAGCGACAACAGGTGGCGACGGAGCTGCATGACTACCTGGCCCAACTACTCGCCCTCAGCCGGATTCGTCTGGCGCAAGCCATGCAACACCCGATGGCGCCCCCGCTGAGCCGGACCTTGCATGAGTTGCAGGAGGTCACGGATCAGGCGTTGACCTACACCAGAACCCTGGTCGCCCAACTCAGTCCGCCGATTCTCAAGGAATTCGGTCTACCGATGGCCTTGCGATGGTTGGCGGAGCAAATGCTCCAACGAGATCTACACGTCTCCCTGGACTTCTGCCCGGCCGAACTGGCCCTTCCGGAAGATCAAGCCATGCTGCTGTTCCAATCCATCCGCGAGCTGCTCATGAATGTGGTCAAACATGCGGGCACGAAGGACGCGGCCATTGCGGTCCTGGTCAACGACGGTCATCTGCAAATCACGGTGACGGACCATGGAACTGGTTTTTTGCCAGCGGAGAAGACCGCTCTGCCCCGACAGGGGACCGTGCCCGGATTCGGGCTGTTTAGTATCCGTGAGCGGATGCTTGCACTCGGGGGACGGTTCGATCTCCGCTCACGGCCTGGTGAGGGCACGATCGCGACGCTTGTCATGCCCCTTGCGACTCCGCTTGGACCAGCCGGGTCGCTGTTGCCTCACCATACACCGGCTACAGGTTCACCCCGAACCGCCAAGGAGCATCCGGGATCATCCACTCATCTCAACGGCCACCCTCACCGGCCTACCCCGGTCATCAGGGTCCTCATCGCCGACGACCATGCGATGGTCCGGCAAGGGCTGTGCGGGCTGCTGGCCGGTTATGCGGACATCGAAGTTTTGGGTGAAGCGGCCAACGGGCAGGAAGCGGTGGCCCTCACCACCCAATTACAACCCGATGTCGTCCTCATGGACGTCAACATGCCGGGGATGGACGGCATCGAGGCCACCAGACTGATCAAGGAGGTCATGCCCAACACGATCGTGATCGGCTTGTCCGTTCAAAATGCCGGCCATGTGGGCATGGCCATGCGCGAGGCTGGCGCCATCGCGTTCCTGAACAAGGAGGCCGCCGTCGAAGATCTCTACCACACCATCCTCACCGCCCGGAACGCCCTGCTGAGTACCCGATGAGGCGATTTCAACAACGGCCGACACCCCTGATCACCGGCGGACTCGCCCTCGCCCTGGCGCTGGTGTTTCTGTCTGAATTCTATACCGCGCTCGGCATTACGGTCTGGGTGTTGTATTTGATTCCTCTTGTGCTCTCGTATCTTACTTGGAATCCCGCCGTGCCGGTCATCATCGGTGCTGTCGTGACACTGATGATGTTCGTCGGTCTCTTCATCAGCCCTGCCGGCATTGATCCCTCCCTGGCGTTGATGAATCGAAGCATGGGTGTCGTGACGGCCATTGCCCTGGCCGCCCTCGGACATCAGTTCGTCAGCGGGCGCCTGGCCGTGCGGAGAGAAGAATGGGTGCGGGTCGGCCAGACGGTGCTGAGCGAGCGAATGATCGGCGATCAGAGCCTGCGGACGCTCGGGGAAAATGTGTTGCACGGGCTCGCCGCATACCTTGGTGCGCAGGGCGGGGCCATCTTCATCGAAGAGGCCGGCGAGTTCCACCGGACCGCCACCTATGGAGTGCCGGACGGCAGTCCCATCCCCGATCGTCTTCGGTCCGGTGACGGGTTGTTGGGCCGCGCGCTTCATGAACAACAGCCCATCGTGGTCCAGGATCTGCCGGACGGCTACTTCACCATCGGTTCCTCCTTGGGACAACATGCGCCGCGGCATCTGCTGATCGCGCCGGTCGGCGTCGACGGCCGCATCAACACCGTGCTGGAACTCGGGTTTTTTCACCCGGTGCAGGACTCGGATCGGGAGTTGATCAGCCGTCTGAGTCAAGCTATCGCCCTCTCCGTCCGGTCGGCCCGTTATCGGTCTCAGCTGCAGGAGCTGCTTGAGGAGACCCAACGTCAAGCCGAAGAATTGCAGGTGCAGAGCGAGGAACTCCGGGTCGCCAATGAGGAACTCGAAGAGCAGAGCCGGGCACTCAAGGAATCGCATGGCCGGCTCGAACAACAGCAGGTTGAACTGGAACAGACGAACAGCCAGTTGGAGGAACAGGCCCAGATCCTGGAGAGACAGAAGGAAGATCTCAGGGAAGCCACTCAGACCTTGGAGGCCCAAAAGCGTCAGTTGGAACAGGTCAGCCGCTACAAATCGGAATTCCTGGCCAACATGTCGCACGAGATGCGTACGCCGCTCAATTCCACACTGATTCTGTCCAAACTGCTTGCGGATAATCCGCAGGGAAACCTCACCCCGGATCAGATCAAATCGGTGACGACCATCGAATCCGCCGGCCATGATCTGTTGACCCTCATCGACGATGTGCTCGACCTCGCCAAGGTCGAAGCCGGGCGCATCGAGCTGACGTCGGAAGATATCTCGCTCAAACGCCTGCGGGACAACCTCCAGGCCCTGTTCGCGCCCTTGGCGGAACAGAAGGGCCTCCGACTGCGTGTCACACAGGCGCCGGGGGCGCCGGAATCCATCGAATCCGATTGGCAACGCCTGGAACAGGTGCTGAAAAATCTCCTCTCCAACGCGATCAAATTTACAGAAACGGGCTCGGTATCCCTCGACATCAGCCCGCTGCCGGACGGCTGGCTCGCCTTCGCCGTACAGGACACCGGCATCGGCATCCCGACCGACCAGCAAGGATTGATTTTCGAACCGTTTTGTCAGGCCGACGGAACGACCAGCCGCAAGTACGGGGGAACGGGTCTCGGGCTCTCCATCTCCCGAGAATTCGTGCGCCTGCTCGGCGGCCACATTCACCTGACCAGCGTCCCCGGACAGGGCAGCACGTTCACTGTGCTGCTCCCTCAGGCAGGAGCCGGCTCGGCCGCTCCTGTGTCCTTCCCCTCTTCATCCGGGCACACACCGGTTCCCCCTTCACTGTCACACAGTCTCGATGACCTGTCGGCGGGGGAGCAGCGGAACAGCCGCGCTGTGCCAAGACTGGCTGACGACCGAGAGTG
It encodes:
- a CDS encoding four-helix bundle copper-binding protein, whose product is MAAVPHSQEQHTIDCIEACMDCAHFCNACADDMIGMPHEESEDLIVRCIRLCRDCADICLLAAQWMGRNSAFAIRVCALCAEICELCAGLCEQHAPHHAACGDCAKVCRHCAALCHQMVAETIPAASTGNA
- a CDS encoding response regulator codes for the protein MNAHDPSNWLTGSDMGERIKAFDWSNTPLGQIEQWPTALVSTLSVCLTAQTPMAIYWGKDSWLLYNDAWRPIVGGKHPWALGIPARNVWPELWPTIQHYYRSVLTTGEANWRSDELLPMQRFGYTEECYFDYSLNPIRGQDGQVEGILNIVQETTYRVLNDRRTRLLRELASLSGSAQHEDDACALALQSLATDPTDLPFALLYRLDRSGGQATLAGAIGLEKDHPARQDRVQLHDPKTTASWPLAASLQQGSPLVLDDLADRFGWLPGGAWPEPTRQAIILPITQGTHQDGDVLLIAAVSPRLQLDGDYRHFFGMVASQIAMALTNARAYQSEARRAEALAELDRAKTEFFNNVSHEFRTPLTLMLGPLEEELRERPHNTNLDVAHRNSVRLLKLVNILLDFSRLEAGRTEALYQPTDLAAYSADLASGFRSAVEGAGLTFRIDCPPLPQPVYVDRSLWEKIVLNLLSNAFKHTFQGEISLSIRHSQEGVTLAVQDTGVGIPTDALPRLFERFYRVQNRQSRTHEGSGIGLALVREVVQLHGGTVQVESRLDEGSIFSVTLPWGKDHLPPEQVSLDTAASTHAPAVSAYLQEAWQWLPEVGTDVSQEEVPSPDGPASRRARILVADDNADMRRYIVRLLREHYEVKAVGDGRAALAEIRRRPPDVLLSDIMMPQLDGIGLARILRADPALQTIPIILLSARAGEEPRIKGLEQGADDYLVKPFSGRELLARVSAHLNLGRLRREAAGQIASSEAQLRAIINQATVTVAQTDLAGRFQLVNRRFCDLLGYTESELLAMRMQDVTDPEDLPRNLDLFQQLVQGGPDFVIEKRYRRKDGTAVWMSVSVGGVREGTDLQSIVGVGLDISDRKRQETQLLIVNRRQQWLYELADAVNRAEPSSRLYERALQAMAEAVEADRAAILLIDDEGVMRFKASQGLSTEYQRAVEGHSPWTADQKDPPPLFMENVALSELTPELQATIQREGIQALAFIPLTYSGRLLGKFMLYFDRPRRMTDEEIEWSQALATTLALAVARAQADEVLRASEERLRLAMVAGRMGAWDLNLHTGETTWDAKQYELFGRPTDQPVRRAEEFYTALHPDDAAQVQDAATRAMDTGLFTSEFRVVHQDGAVRWLSGQGATVTDDQGRPVRMIGINYDITERKQAEQDLQRFAAQLEHRVAERTLELTQSREQLRALATELNLAGQRERQQVATELHDYLAQLLALSRIRLAQAMQHPMAPPLSRTLHELQEVTDQALTYTRTLVAQLSPPILKEFGLPMALRWLAEQMLQRDLHVSLDFCPAELALPEDQAMLLFQSIRELLMNVVKHAGTKDAAIAVLVNDGHLQITVTDHGTGFLPAEKTALPRQGTVPGFGLFSIRERMLALGGRFDLRSRPGEGTIATLVMPLATPLGPAGSLLPHHTPATGSPRTAKEHPGSSTHLNGHPHRPTPVIRVLIADDHAMVRQGLCGLLAGYADIEVLGEAANGQEAVALTTQLQPDVVLMDVNMPGMDGIEATRLIKEVMPNTIVIGLSVQNAGHVGMAMREAGAIAFLNKEAAVEDLYHTILTARNALLSTR
- a CDS encoding response regulator yields the protein MRRFQQRPTPLITGGLALALALVFLSEFYTALGITVWVLYLIPLVLSYLTWNPAVPVIIGAVVTLMMFVGLFISPAGIDPSLALMNRSMGVVTAIALAALGHQFVSGRLAVRREEWVRVGQTVLSERMIGDQSLRTLGENVLHGLAAYLGAQGGAIFIEEAGEFHRTATYGVPDGSPIPDRLRSGDGLLGRALHEQQPIVVQDLPDGYFTIGSSLGQHAPRHLLIAPVGVDGRINTVLELGFFHPVQDSDRELISRLSQAIALSVRSARYRSQLQELLEETQRQAEELQVQSEELRVANEELEEQSRALKESHGRLEQQQVELEQTNSQLEEQAQILERQKEDLREATQTLEAQKRQLEQVSRYKSEFLANMSHEMRTPLNSTLILSKLLADNPQGNLTPDQIKSVTTIESAGHDLLTLIDDVLDLAKVEAGRIELTSEDISLKRLRDNLQALFAPLAEQKGLRLRVTQAPGAPESIESDWQRLEQVLKNLLSNAIKFTETGSVSLDISPLPDGWLAFAVQDTGIGIPTDQQGLIFEPFCQADGTTSRKYGGTGLGLSISREFVRLLGGHIHLTSVPGQGSTFTVLLPQAGAGSAAPVSFPSSSGHTPVPPSLSHSLDDLSAGEQRNSRAVPRLADDREWLSADRRLLLIVEDDDSFSRILSDLAHELNFQVITSATASDAVLLASRYLPSAVILDIGLPDHSGLSVIDRLKSDVRTRHIPVHVISGHDHVKTALSLGAVGYMLKPVKREQLVEAFRRFETRLTERPRRVLIVEDDPAQRESLRLLLGSNDVETVGAESAAECLTHLTQRTFDCMVLDLTLPDASGFSLLEDLSREEHLAFPPVIVYTGRDLSTDEEQRLRKYSHSIIIKGAKSPERLLDEVTLFLHQVVTTLPPEQQRMLEKARSRNAALDGRRILIVEDDVRNIFALSAVLEPHGAKLEIARNGLECLALLDRAMLTKEYGIDMVLMDIMMPEMDGLTAMRAIRERPDWQKLPIIALTAKAMKNDQEQALAAGANDYMAKPLDVDQLLSLIRVWMPR